A segment of the Archocentrus centrarchus isolate MPI-CPG fArcCen1 unplaced genomic scaffold, fArcCen1 scaffold_33_ctg1, whole genome shotgun sequence genome:
aatctcATGTAGTTTAAAAGGGGATATAATGTCTTACGTTTGTTTCcgaagaaatgtttttgttactgaCAACAAATCTTAGTGGGGAGGAGATATGTGATGTATGAACCTAGAGATGTCCTACCAATACTTACCACAGGAGGGCAGACCGCCACTAGGGCATACAGGGGTTCTGATAGCAACAGTAGCATAATAAAACAAAGGAGTGAACCAGCAAGAagttgtcctccatgctctgtgtgtcgagtaataatgtttacttagtgacactataagggagcaacataacaGCTCTGATGTGCAGTTTTGAGCATCATTTCGGATTCAGTCacacactgtttattttttgtttgtttgtttaatttaccaaaaataaatacagggcTCCTTTACTCTGTTTTTGCTGACTGTGGTGtataaataattataaataCTAACATAAACCCACCCTGTGGGCGCCCACCAGTTGATTCtgaaagagctgttagctgaaaatGTATCTCAGCATGTTTTGCAAATTTGAAGAAAGTGAACAAGTGGATACAAAATAAGAAGTGAGAGGCCtaaaaaacatctacagcagatgaacagaatctgaaagTCACTTCTTATAAAATTCATGGAGTTAAGCCAGTGACAGATACAGCTCAGTAACATGACCTAGACAGGAGAACAAATTAACATTAACTGGATGCTGCTGCGAGGAGTACAGTGGTTCCCTCACAGCTAGGAGGTCTGGGTTGGAATCCAGcttggcctctctgtgtggagtttggatggtctccccgtgtctgcatgggtttcctcccacagtccaaagacatgctgttagtggggttaggtgaCCTATGGTATGATGGTATGGTATGATGGtgacctatacagggtgtaccctgcctctcgtcctatgacagcaaccctgaacaggataaacgGAGAATAAGGCAGCAAGACCCCAGCTGATCCAAACTtcagttatttttctttaatttgcatgcatgacaacaacaacacaacccCAGCATGTAACTCATGATGATGAAGCAGAGAACATACAAGAGATGCAAACAAACGATCAGTCAcatgtctgtttgtgttgtgtttttggccTTTCTTCTCTATGATGCACTGAAGGACACACGGTTATTGTTATGGACGTTATGAAGAAGAATCCAGTCTCCtgggaggtgctgcagatgCAGGAGTGCAGTTTTGGTGTGAGTGGTGCAGAGCTGAGGTCAGACACAGACAGGTGACACATTTATGAGCCACATGTACtttcagtctgtggaaaaatgaGCACATGAGGCAGCTCAGGCCTGCCTGTGTGGTTTCACCCCCACACTGTAAAAACATGAACGGCCTACATTTATCTTCTCCTTAATCAAGGTCACGcttctttgtgtctgtgcagcTCAGAACTGATGCTCAGTGGTCACTGCAACAATCTCACTGCAGTCCTCGGCCAATCCCTGCTCAGCATGGGTGGATTGTGCTGTTGCTACGGAGATGAGAAGGTTACTTCCTGTCAGACAAATGAGTGAGACACTTCCTGATAAAGTATGGAGGAGAGTCAGAGTGTTACCTTTGGCTCTGCATCGATACAAAGACACCATGAGGAGAGTGGAGATGAAGTATGGACATAACACCACCAGGTGGAGGACAAGTCTGAATACAAGGTGGGGGGAGTCAGGGGGTGGGGCTGAGGTAGAAGGTGGGGTTGTAGATGTGGTGGGAGGGACCCTGGTTGTAGGTCTACCTGCAGAGAATCCCACCTGTTCAGGTGAATATGTGGATAAATTAAGATGTGAAATGAGAGTGAAGctcctcacctgtgacagtgatccagctggatggagactctccatgaccgctgatgtcacacttgtagaggccttcatcagacctggaaacatgctggatggtcatgtgacctgtaggctgcttcctgatgagggagccatctttatagaaagcagctgggaggttggagggagtggtctttgtttgacagagcagagtgacgtcatctccctccatcacagggaggacaggactctgcaggatcactgatccacctcaacacagagaaaaactacagcatttcatccatttacacacagcttcatcaacactaactccacacactcagcttaccagagactgtgagattaaccatgttactgatggcaccttctctggactcacaccagtaaactccactgtctgaTTGgaaaacagtgatgctacaggaagaaccagaccATCTTCCCCACCCATCTCTACACTGAGTCCTCTGTGGTTTCcttgtgttcctcctcagagtccatccagcagagctgtcgtcctcctcacagctcagagacacaaagtctcctttaaagaactgagagctgctgggactcacagtcagacgagctgtgagggttacaatgaaacatgaagctaaacaggtcatattagtgagcatttatcaggttgaagctgtgacagaagaaggttactgaccttggtttgttgtgcagctcagcagtgagatcagaactaaagagaaatgacactcaggttggtttgaggtgaacacaaagaacaactccacacaaacagctgacagacccACAAACTCGTCTCTCTGATAGATCTGCTCATTTTAGAGTTGATGCAGCAACAAGTTTCAATAAAGtttgtaaaacacacaaaaactgtgttataattaaaaatgtattgggCCTaatcagagctgctgtgtttcctggactcctgatcaaagataaagagtcagttcagacctgcagttggtcctcatggtgtttgaacttgaattcagcctgattagtttttcatgtcttctcctccatcatcagttatcaggagagcagacagtcaaaggtcaataattcaaacaaacacagagattctacttacagagcagacacagcacagatgtttccttcatcgtccttctcactcatttgagcttttttcatttctctcactgacaccaagtaaagccccgccctcttcctctgagcaccagctttactattggggcagagactgtgtgtgtgtgtgtgtgtgtgtgtgtgtgtgtgtgtggacgtccccctcagtgagagaggcagatatgagctgaaacaggaatcaaaccagggacgctgctgttatggagctgaactggaaccattcacacactgaggccctctgaacacattttaatgacagctgtgcagagacacactgatgactgactggAACACTATGATTCACATTTTAGATTAACACCATCCTCCCACAGGCTTTAGATATGGACACTAGAGGGAGCTGCTGGACTGGAAACACTACATGGATACAAGCAGGTCATCAGTGATGCTTTAACTGCATAACACATGTAAACTAAACTCTACACATTTCATATAAAAGTCCTCCAACCTttcctgctgaggctgctggtcAGTCAGAGGTTCAGATCAGTGCAGCATTAACACATCAGTGAGTATAAATacttataaaataaaagtactcAGTTACAATCTTCAGCCTTCTGCTGCCAGTGTCTCTCAGCTCCATCTAAAAACTTACATTTAATATACTCTGCTGAATAAAtcagttgttttgtgtgtgcccTTGTGTGGTGTTTATATTATTGTTGCTCAGCCAGTGTTCACGGGTCAACAGATGAGACCTGTTGAAGCTGAACCTCAGAGTGAGCCCGGCTCAGTGTGGTTCCTGTTTAACCCttctactaccacaggggtcactgCTGGccgtgacccctgtggtagtagaaGGGTTAAAAGAATCTCCTGGTTTTCCATGGAAAGATGAAAGCAGAGTTTTCCCACCTGGTGAGTTTTATAAAGCTCTGCTTCCAGTCTGTacctctcctacagcctcgattacaGCTacatgcaaattaggtgatgatgtcatatagcgacttttaggacagccaatagttACTTTACTGAGGAATTGGCAACAGTTGATGAAAGCTGCCGTCTTGTTCCATAttgtttttcatatattttgaaCACTGTCACTGTGATCTCTGTATTTTTGCCTATTATTGATCATTTTCATCCATTGGAAGGTGTCCACATGGCCACAGAAAGATGGGAGACCCACTGTGCTGCTTGTAATTGTGATCAGTCCAAGTTAAAGGACAGTTTTGGAGTATTTGAGTTTCCAACTCCAGCGGGAtcagcagcctcagtttccattCCCGAGATGATTTTGTGTTTAAACCTGGGACTTCAAGGCTTTGGGCTGCACATTTTGAGGACTCTGCAGCATCAAACCTGTGGAACATACAGTATTTACAGGCAACAAACCTGCAAAAAACACTCGCTAGGTTTGCTGAAAAGCTCGTCCACAAATGGAACAGATACCAAAAAAAGCAATTGTATGGGACATTAACCCCCCAGGCCCAGCAAGCCACCTCCACGCCTAACATAAGTAGTTCGAGGTGGATCTAATGTGACACTTAGtgaacaaacactcacacaatgtgagaatgtaatcaagctGTTTATCAGGGGGAGCGTGTGACTTTTAGGATGTTGGAGCCTGGTAATATGAGCTGGTACACTGTTAGCGTATaacctgctgttgttgttgttgctgtgacagaaaattatttctggtatttgccaaaaaatgactgGCTGCATTTAAACTGTTGTGAATTAGTTTTTGGCCTAAATTCTGCCACATTTTTGTAAGCAAAGATatcacacatcaaaaacacagaaacacttttTGGTAGGTGAACTCTTTCTGGAACAACACCGGCTCTTGTCAGCTGTCCTTTAACAGCTGTCTGGAGGGGCTGATCTGCTGAAATATCAGCAACTGTGACAACATCAGGAATAAAAAGcatgttattcatgtttttgtgttagaGCCTTGACTTTAGTTCAGGAGACGAGGCTTGAAGTGAAGAGGAAGGAGGATgatgaggtggagatgaggGAGGACAGAGCACAGTGGCAAATGGAGCCCCAGGCATAGCTTGGTGATGTCCCAGATTACTGTCTGATTTATGGAGCTCGCAATCAGTTTTTATCAGACTGCTGATTAGGGGCATGCAGAACAGCTTCTGCTCACTCATTGATGAGCcacatcataaaaaaataacagttttggTGTTTCGAGCAGTGATTTATAATACATGTCCTTTAAGACTGAAGCCTTAATTAATGGTAGCTCTTCTTTAAGAAGTCTTGTAGTGGGGTTTAACAggcatgttgatggtttggaggaagaaactattgaagttaactaaCAGAGATCAATGGAAAGTCTTTTCCTCCCACATGGCTCATATGTGGCCACTAGAGGGGGATGTTTGACTTTAAACACTAACATGGATACAAGATGTTtccaccttttttaaaaaaaaagataaaacatggAGCCTGCGCTGCTCCTAATAAAATGGGCAGATTTTACTTAATGTGAGTCAAATTCACTTAAAAGTGTATTTGGAGTGGTCATGAAACAGACTTATGTGGACTTCCTGATCAGGCTGTGATACTTCTAATATAAACACAATAACTCATATACTCCAGAGTACAgtgaataaaattaataatcacAGCCAGGAGTAAAAAGTGCTGTCTACTTACAGGCTGTCCTCTGCTGATCAACACAacaccataatattttattgatttttattttttttttggtagcctaacactgatgctgctgttttctcatcACCTGAACACATTTTCTCTAATACTCACAATGCATTATTCTGAGTATATAAAAGTCATCACTTCCTGTATCCATTTAAAACTAAAAGCCCTCTAAGGTTTTGTGGGCTCATTTAAAGGATTTTAATGAGgcttttattattaaatgtttgcagGAATGTATTTTTGAAAACTCaaatgaaatgttaaagatTCAATTTGATACAAGCTGATGTTACAGAAACAGAACTattgaaatttgcaacatacaaTAAGCCAGTGCATCAACTTCtcacatacaggggttggacaatgaaactgaaacacctggttttagaccagaACATCCCTTTcaaacagcttcctcttgcgtccacagttaatcctgttggatgtggttcgtccttcttggtggtatgctgacattaccctggataccgtagctcttgatacatcacagagacttgctgtcttggtcacagatgcgccagcaagacgtgcaccaacaatctgtcctcttttgaactctggtatgtcacccataatgttgtgtgcattgcaatattttgagcaaaactgtgctcttaccctgctaattggaccttcacactctgctcttactggtgcaatgtgcaattgataaagattggccaccagactggtccaatttagccatgaaacctcccacactaaaatgacaggtgtttcagtttcattgtccaacccatGTAGGAGCAACAGgcttcaggtgatagagccactgttgtgtgagagactgttgacttctgtAAAAtgcatccaggcatttaaaaacaattgtttttaaaaaaaaaaatcggatttgtaTCAGTAtcagcagatatccaaatgtaaaaatatCAGTATTGGTATCGGACattaaaaagtggtatcgtgccatctgTAGCTGTAATGCTTcttatttacaagcattctcctaaatatgtttctactgcaggtctatttttagtcactgatcagggattaaagcataaaaaaattttGATGGAGCCCCTCGGTACTGAAGGGGGGCTGTCTGTCATTACCAAATGATAGCTAGTGCTAATGGGCAAACTGTGGTGATAGCGGCCCGTTCTGGTAGCTAAAGCTGATGTTCTCAGCCCAGCGAGCACATCACGTGCGACTGTAGGGAGCATAGaagtgtggaaaaacatgtcagcgatgatctgCTGGGTGTTAAAAGGTCGTTTTTTTCCAACTGATGTCAATCTGTCACAGTGacagagaactttaatgctgctaatgtgagTGAAACGCTGCGGAGAcgtctgagctgcagagtttaaacgaagcatcaaagcaacaaatttgtgtcgaggatctCTTATAATCGAAATATTCGAGTTACTCAAGGAATTGATGCAGCCCTAGTTGAAGGTATGATATGTAAGTGTTACTCTTCTGAGTCTGACAGGTGATCAATAAGTATTTATGATGATGAGAGTAAGGAAGATTCATTCATCCTAAAATAAGATACACTGACTTTCATAAACATTATTCAGTGAAAACACAATCGTCCATTAAAGAAGATtttaatgtgtgaaaatgaagatgatttaaatttgaaagaaaactgattaaaatcaattttacaGCAGAAAACAAATGAGGACAGACTGAATTAAGAAAACATTCAGTGCTAATGTATGTAAAACTTTATTAGCAATGAACAAAGTcacagaaaaatactgaaatgaatgaataacaTGTGATCAGCTGTTGAACTGTttaaactgcagaaacaaactgaagagtcTCCTGCATGGAGGAAAAGCTGAACAAAGCTTCAGAGGAAACATCTGCCTGCAGCTGCATGGAGATGGTTTCTCTGTGCTTCATGATACTGTCTGTAACACTCACTCagctggagctgatcagtgagTCCTGAACACTGTCAGGCACATTAGTGACTGTCTGTGATCCACACACAGATCATCacactcagtgtgtgtgctgtcagtgtgttctgtcagtgtgtgtaatGATACTGTAACAGCTGATCTCTACATGAGGATCAGTTTGTGTGGTTCAAAGCTCACAGAGCAGGTTTGAgctcacacacagctgctgaacctgaagataaacacacactgatccTGATGCTGTAACACACACGACACTGAACAGATCAGATTTATTGATACTCAAAGACGACACTGACAATTTGTAACAACACAAAGAGACTCACAGTTCAGCTACACAACAGTCTGAGACTTTTTATCCTGCTTTCTATAgatcacaaaaacagcagcagcaacaagaaacacagcagcaactgACAGACCAACGATCAGTCCAACAGATCCTCTGtcctccttccctccttcctccttccctccatcctctgtggTTCCTCCTCCTgaacctgcaggtagaaacaggtgtgaggtgtcagctgtcaggtaggtgatgagtgaagaacagaacagaatccatttcctcttcaaactgctgtcagacattatctactgcactctgatcacatcactcagaccagctgctttctacaaagtcttatcaacaacatctttagaaacaaacatcaacaaccaggaagcagcttcacctctgatcacagacacactgaactctgctcactcacctggaggaacaACAACTCTCAGGTAGATGATGCTGATGAGCTCCACACTGTCATCCTCGCTCTGGACACGACACTCGTATGTTCCAGCATCATTAAACGTCACATTCTTCAGACtcacagacacgtctccatccttcatctgtctgtcctgcagatccactcggttcttaaaggatggatgctgcTCTTCTGGAAGAACCTGACCATCCCAGCAtacaaagacatgctgtgacttcaggtcagctctgctccactctacAATGTCGATGCTGTGATTTGGAGCTCGACATGTCAGAGTGACGTTCTGTCCAgactcagctgtgatgtttttctggtctgaaagaggaaacaacacagagcagagaggttaaaggtcaaagtacaACTGGTCACATGGTTCCAGCCCTGTGCTGTGCCATGCTGAATTCAGGTTGAGCTGGGCTGATCATTGCTCCGGTTTGCCATCTTcactatcactgcaattagcaggTGGACACACACCCCTCACACTGTGACCCATCGTCAATACCAGACTCTGATTCTTTCTCTGGTTAGATCGCTGCACTGTAGTATTATTTCAGAGCAATTTGCAATTGAACACCAGTCAGGGCCAGCTTTGTTTACAGCGTGCGATCTCCTGGTCCTGTTCCTGCTTGATTTTCACAGGCCTACAGAAAGCATATTTTTACTATTCATTTtcggctgcaggtacaaaatacatttcactgtgcattgtactgtatataactgtgcatgtgacgaatatacatcatcttatcttaaatcgAGTAATTGAATAAGAAATACTTctgtcttattaacagttcatctgcatattttaacttctgcatattttaacttccgtactgcagtttttccctgtgtgacacaaacagggtggatggagcagctacaaagttcttttcttcacttactgatcaggtggttgatgaaggacctccagctgtttcccagtaaaggttaaatggaggttacagggggggaaaaaagctgctgctttgtaCACTAGAAAACCGTTTACATTCGCTCCTTCTGAGCTCACCTTTCAGTAAAGGCTCCGCCTGCCCGTGCAAACAGACTGCAGGtcgaactgctgctgctgctgtgttatcagtgtttttgttgaaaaactgggggctgcatgagtgtgatgttgtaatgctttggatttacaagcattctcctaaaaaCGTTTATACTGCAGGTTTAtattagtcactaatcagggattaaagtatcaaaaatattttgacggagcccctggGTGCTGTGGGGGTAaccgggggtgggggtgtgtggaATGACGGCCAGTTCTAATAGCAGCACCCGCTTTTAACAATCTGTTTCAGTtcattctcagcacagtgagcaccacccacacacacacacacacacacactcttctttgTCAGCTTTGTGTCTccttcacacacaaactgaaccATTATGTAAATAATTcttgattaaatattaatatgcagagcagactgaaacttttcctCCACCTCACAGAGTGAATctcacctgcagacacaaacacaaagaggccAACAAACAGCAAAGTCGAGCAGAGCGACTCAGATCCAGCAGCCATTTCCTTGTTCCTGAACAACACCTGGATTGTTGTAACTGTGTGAGGACGATGGTCTCTGAATACCTGAACCTGACTTTAAAACCTGACTACAAGAGATTAAATTAaggtttaaatgatgctgaaaGTCTGTCTGTGAGCACAGATCTGACTTTGAGACACTCGTTCAGACTCCACATTT
Coding sequences within it:
- the LOC115776505 gene encoding Fc receptor-like B codes for the protein MKETSVLCLLFLISLLSCTTNQARLTVSPSSSQFFKGDFVSLSCEEDDSSAGWTLRRNTRKPQRTQCRDGWGRWSGSSCSITVFQSDSGVYWCESREGAISNMVNLTVSGGSVILQSPVLPVMEGDDVTLLCQTKTTPSNLPAAFYKDGSLIRKQPTGHMTIQHVSRSDEGLYKCDISGHGESPSSWITVTGRPTTRVPPTTSTTPPSTSAPPPDSPHLVFRLVLHLVVLCPYFISTLLMVSLYRCRAKATAQSTHAEQGLAEDCSEIVAVTTEHQF